In a genomic window of Gloeocapsopsis dulcis:
- the recO gene encoding DNA repair protein RecO, with protein MSRTYKATGINLKSMALGESDRLLTILTREFGLVRAVAPGSRKHNSSLSGRSGLFVVNELLIAKGRSLDKITQAETQESYPGLNQDLGKLAASQYLAEITLYQALSEQPQEELFCLLSEHLSRLEKLPKNQPRLAIAHLSHAVFHLLALAGIAPQVQSCCLSGISLTPDFSNSQWQVGFSAAAGGIVSLTALEQVQREGRNISPKFAPVSTIAAPDRANSDGNHQNRTTLQPRRVAEHGQSYQTIVHRQEAPMLISRIDSQELATLQQLSQAELKQLQALTTDTTTDVNWIFIEQILRQYAQYHFGRPIRSAALIDNYFALPTSTNDDTTV; from the coding sequence ATGAGCCGAACTTACAAAGCCACTGGGATAAATCTAAAAAGCATGGCATTAGGCGAATCAGATCGATTGCTGACAATCCTAACGCGCGAGTTTGGTTTAGTTAGAGCAGTAGCTCCTGGTTCGCGAAAACACAATTCCAGCTTAAGCGGCAGAAGTGGCTTGTTTGTCGTTAATGAATTGTTAATTGCTAAAGGGCGATCGCTTGATAAAATTACACAAGCTGAAACTCAAGAATCCTATCCAGGTTTAAATCAAGATCTTGGTAAATTAGCTGCTAGTCAATACTTGGCAGAAATTACTTTATATCAAGCATTGAGCGAACAACCCCAAGAAGAGCTATTTTGCTTACTCAGCGAACATTTGAGTAGATTAGAAAAATTACCTAAAAATCAGCCTCGTCTGGCGATTGCCCATCTCAGCCATGCTGTTTTTCACTTGCTTGCACTTGCAGGAATTGCGCCTCAAGTGCAAAGTTGTTGTTTGAGTGGAATTTCCTTAACACCCGATTTCAGTAATTCGCAGTGGCAAGTAGGATTTAGTGCTGCTGCAGGTGGGATTGTTAGCTTAACTGCACTGGAACAGGTGCAAAGGGAGGGACGCAACATATCGCCTAAATTTGCTCCGGTAAGCACGATAGCAGCACCTGATCGCGCTAATTCTGATGGAAATCATCAAAACAGAACTACTCTTCAACCAAGGAGGGTAGCAGAGCATGGGCAAAGCTATCAGACGATTGTGCATCGGCAAGAGGCACCTATGTTGATTAGCCGGATTGATTCTCAAGAACTGGCTACATTACAACAGTTGTCCCAAGCTGAGTTAAAGCAACTCCAAGCATTAACAACAGACACTACGACAGATGTCAACTGGATATTCATTGAGCAAATTTTACGACAATATGCTCAGTATCATTTTGGTCGCCCAATTCGCTCTGCTGCCCTAATCGATAATTATTTTGCTTTGCCGACTTCTACAAATGATGATACAACCGTCTAA